A section of the Gammaproteobacteria bacterium genome encodes:
- a CDS encoding hypothetical protein (Evidence 5 : Unknown function), whose protein sequence is MSDSKENQNEVEVSIKSSTISDESPKQNGTNVDPDELSDADAESVAGGAKMVQVTSWAGLFIPCTG, encoded by the coding sequence ATGTCAGATTCAAAAGAAAATCAAAATGAAGTTGAAGTTTCAATCAAATCAAGCACTATCTCTGATGAATCACCAAAACAAAATGGTACGAACGTGGATCCGGATGAGTTATCGGACGCGGATGCCGAATCAGTGGCTGGTGGTGCAAAGATGGTACAAGTTACCAGTTGGGCGGGCTTATTTATTCCTTGCACGGGTTAA